One genomic region from Drosophila subpulchrella strain 33 F10 #4 breed RU33 chromosome 2R, RU_Dsub_v1.1 Primary Assembly, whole genome shotgun sequence encodes:
- the LOC119550910 gene encoding uncharacterized protein LOC119550910 yields MKVLGALVILMALGPLASAIFQKVANECAKKGGITPQFFENYPHSYRVKCYYACQLEKLDLVANGVNEPDLSVLNITQENYDKYGRVIKKCLKITSPSNNKCELGFLVFECLKKDIDGLP; encoded by the exons ATGAAAGTATTGGGTGCCTTGGTTATCTTGATGGCGCTCGGCCCTTTGGCCTCAGCTATATTC CAAAAAGTAGCAAATGAGTGCGCAAAAAAGGGCGGAATCACCCcacaattttttgaaaactatcCCCACAGTTATCGAGTCAAGTGCTATTACGCTTGTCAATTGGAAAAGCTTGATTTAGTTGCCAATGGAGTCAACGAACCCGACTTGTCCGTACTAAATATAACCCAGGAGAACTACGACAAATATGGTAGAGTGATAAAAAAATGCCTGAAGATAACAAGTCCCAGTAACAACAAGTGTGAGCTCGGATTTTTGGTATTCGAATGCCTTAAAAAGGACATCGACGGATTGCCTTAA